One genomic segment of Paenibacillus sp. FSL H8-0332 includes these proteins:
- a CDS encoding LrgB family protein: protein MRILLAVGFVLMNVLIYLVMSMLYKRYRLPVLLPALTATFTVVVLLMGFHISYETYMIGGDWINRLLGPAVVSLAYPLYKQRHVLWKNLPAILGGTVTGLMVGMFSGLLMAAGLGFSKLYVLSILPKSITTAVAIQISSNLGGDSSLTSVFVMVAGFTGAIGGPYIIKLFRIRSESGIGIGLGTASHALGTAKALEYGEESVSMSSVAMTVCAIVGSIAGPLVAWIMYH from the coding sequence ATGAGAATTCTGCTGGCCGTTGGTTTTGTGCTGATGAATGTTCTAATCTATCTGGTCATGTCCATGCTGTACAAACGCTACCGTCTTCCGGTTCTGCTGCCTGCACTGACGGCAACGTTCACGGTTGTTGTGCTGCTTATGGGCTTCCATATCTCTTATGAGACTTATATGATCGGCGGCGATTGGATTAACCGCCTGCTGGGACCAGCGGTAGTATCGCTGGCCTATCCCTTATACAAACAGCGGCATGTGCTGTGGAAGAACCTCCCTGCCATTCTCGGCGGAACGGTCACCGGACTTATGGTCGGCATGTTCAGCGGGCTGCTGATGGCGGCCGGACTCGGCTTCTCTAAGCTGTATGTGCTGTCTATTCTGCCCAAGTCGATTACCACCGCTGTAGCGATCCAGATCTCCAGCAATCTCGGCGGAGATTCATCGTTGACCTCCGTCTTCGTGATGGTTGCCGGCTTCACCGGAGCGATTGGCGGACCCTATATTATCAAGCTGTTCAGAATCCGCAGCGAGTCGGGGATCGGCATTGGCCTGGGCACTGCTTCCCATGCCCTCGGCACAGCCAAAGCGCTGGAATACGGCGAAGAGTCGGTGTCCATGAGTTCTGTAGCCATGACCGTATGTGCCATTGTCGGCTCCATCGCCGGACCGCTCGTCGCTTGGATCATGTACCATTAA
- a CDS encoding NUDIX domain-containing protein, whose product MSMSEYYRELRGKAGNGLLMMPSVAAVVRDEQDRILLIRKKDETLWGLPAGAIEPGETPSRALRREVFEETGLMVTPEQIIGVFGGEKYRYEYSNGDQVEYTAIVFECVIVKGQLRSMDGEAEELKFFKEDELPGLTIPYPPKLFVRDAAAPGKVIFD is encoded by the coding sequence ATGTCAATGTCTGAGTACTACCGGGAGCTGCGCGGGAAGGCCGGCAACGGGCTGTTAATGATGCCGTCCGTAGCGGCTGTAGTGAGGGATGAACAGGATCGGATTCTGCTGATCCGCAAAAAGGATGAGACGTTATGGGGCCTGCCAGCCGGAGCGATTGAACCTGGAGAGACCCCGTCCAGAGCGCTGCGCAGAGAGGTATTCGAAGAGACCGGCTTGATGGTTACGCCTGAACAGATTATCGGCGTATTCGGCGGCGAGAAATACAGATACGAGTATAGTAATGGAGATCAGGTGGAGTACACGGCTATTGTATTTGAATGCGTTATTGTTAAAGGCCAGCTCAGAAGCATGGACGGGGAAGCGGAAGAGCTAAAGTTCTTCAAGGAAGACGAGCTGCCCGGGCTAACCATTCCGTATCCCCCGAAGCTGTTCGTACGGGATGCAGCTGCGCCCGGGAAAGTTATATTTGATTGA
- a CDS encoding glycosyltransferase family 4 protein produces the protein MRFTFPILTLCHGGAQRMLVELTNGLTARGHQVVIVMPLGGDVSYDVHSTLLITDYTLLRESDFPVSDIIVSNFYTTVPVSQAASLNGKGMHIRLSLCYEPLFLPQNEVSFPSYHITDKLIVLSKWQQELIKLGHGISGSIVPVGISASFRNMNIRKELQEPLNITAILRKVEHGFSWHREQDYLVNQLDIVKQNFPWININFISPPDECFTSDSLRRMMNSGKYRFFTPLNDEELCYHYNGADIFVSSSIFDTGSLPGLEAMRCGAALVSVYAGGNLEYARHEENSLLSYRYENRLAADVMRLIQDPVLRNRIAAHGETDSRSWTWENSVKILEQTATAFLKGNGAGKSRSSRPFAENG, from the coding sequence ATGCGGTTCACTTTCCCTATTCTTACCTTATGTCATGGCGGGGCACAACGCATGCTCGTAGAGCTTACGAACGGTCTTACTGCCCGGGGCCACCAGGTTGTGATCGTCATGCCACTGGGAGGGGATGTTTCCTATGACGTCCATTCCACTCTGCTGATTACCGACTACACGCTGCTCCGTGAATCCGATTTCCCGGTCAGTGATATCATCGTCTCCAACTTCTACACTACGGTTCCGGTATCACAGGCAGCCAGCCTGAACGGCAAGGGCATGCATATCCGCCTCTCCTTGTGTTATGAGCCGCTATTCCTGCCGCAGAATGAAGTCTCCTTCCCTTCCTATCACATTACCGATAAACTAATTGTCCTCTCCAAATGGCAGCAGGAGTTGATTAAGCTGGGACACGGAATCAGCGGAAGCATTGTGCCGGTAGGGATCAGCGCTTCATTCCGAAACATGAATATCCGCAAGGAGCTTCAGGAGCCGCTGAACATTACAGCAATCCTGCGCAAGGTGGAGCACGGCTTCTCCTGGCACCGCGAACAGGATTACCTGGTGAATCAGCTGGATATTGTGAAGCAGAACTTCCCGTGGATCAATATCAATTTCATCAGTCCGCCGGATGAATGCTTCACTTCCGATTCGCTAAGAAGGATGATGAACAGCGGTAAATACCGCTTCTTCACGCCGCTCAATGACGAGGAGCTATGCTATCACTATAACGGTGCTGATATTTTTGTCAGCTCCAGCATTTTCGACACCGGCTCGCTGCCCGGGCTGGAGGCGATGCGCTGCGGGGCGGCGTTGGTCTCTGTCTATGCGGGAGGAAATCTGGAGTATGCCCGCCATGAGGAGAACTCCTTGTTGTCCTACCGGTATGAGAACCGGCTTGCGGCGGATGTAATGCGGCTCATTCAAGATCCCGTACTCCGGAACCGGATCGCCGCGCACGGTGAGACCGATTCAAGATCATGGACCTGGGAGAACAGTGTCAAAATTCTGGAGCAGACGGCAACGGCTTTTTTAAAGGGGAACGGTGCGGGGAAATCGCGCTCCAGCCGACCTTTTGCAGAGAATGGGTAG
- a CDS encoding ArsR family transcriptional regulator, with product MYLTTDSESLKVYEALASEVRLRIIDLLSSEEMHIKEIAARLYLSSAIVSSHVAKLQKAGIVSSQMKRIDGGTYKFCSLSANFLQIKLSGAKGIARKVVEVSVPVGHYTDLAASPTCGIATTEKLIGYYDDPRYFLDPQRVDAGILWFAKGYVEYKVPNYLFMDQTVQEIEISMEIGSEAPSVNEKWPSDISFMMNGISLGKWTSPGDFGVMRGRLTPAWWKSDVNQYGLLKVLRINAGGTYIDGQQISAVTMDQVGWQQDQWSFRFTAEDTTRRRGGLTLFGRGFGNYEQDIVFRVYYE from the coding sequence ATGTATTTAACCACAGATTCCGAATCGCTGAAGGTCTATGAAGCACTGGCCAGCGAAGTGCGGCTGCGGATCATCGATCTGCTTAGCAGCGAGGAGATGCATATTAAGGAGATTGCAGCGAGACTGTACCTCAGCAGTGCCATTGTCAGCTCGCATGTAGCGAAGCTGCAGAAGGCCGGCATCGTCAGCTCCCAGATGAAGCGGATCGACGGGGGGACTTATAAATTCTGCTCACTTTCTGCGAATTTCTTGCAGATTAAATTATCCGGGGCCAAAGGAATCGCCCGCAAGGTGGTCGAGGTCTCTGTCCCTGTCGGCCATTACACCGACCTTGCAGCTTCACCGACCTGCGGCATTGCCACCACCGAGAAGCTGATCGGCTATTATGACGATCCGCGTTATTTCCTGGACCCGCAGCGGGTGGATGCCGGCATTCTCTGGTTCGCCAAGGGATACGTGGAATATAAGGTTCCGAATTATCTGTTCATGGATCAGACGGTCCAGGAGATTGAGATTTCAATGGAGATCGGCTCGGAGGCGCCGAGTGTGAACGAGAAGTGGCCTTCGGATATCTCTTTTATGATGAACGGCATTTCGCTTGGCAAATGGACCAGCCCCGGTGACTTCGGCGTAATGAGAGGCCGGCTGACTCCAGCCTGGTGGAAATCGGATGTGAACCAGTACGGGCTGCTGAAGGTGCTCAGAATTAATGCAGGGGGCACTTATATCGACGGCCAGCAGATATCGGCAGTTACCATGGATCAGGTGGGCTGGCAGCAGGACCAGTGGAGCTTCAGGTTCACGGCAGAAGACACGACCCGAAGGCGGGGCGGCTTAACGTTATTCGGGCGCGGCTTCGGGAATTATGAGCAGGACATTGTGTTTCGTGTGTATTATGAGTAA
- a CDS encoding DUF2809 domain-containing protein, giving the protein MNLQSRMIYCGAVLLAVVLGLATRAYGNSLPHFVSEHFGDAIWAGMIYLASRVLLIWHPLWMSLVLSLCFSFGIEFSQLYQAEWILHVRATTLGSLILGHGFLWIDLVRYTAGILFCWTVDQILQN; this is encoded by the coding sequence TTGAATTTACAATCCAGAATGATCTACTGCGGTGCAGTACTGCTAGCCGTCGTGCTAGGTCTTGCGACCAGGGCATACGGGAACTCGCTGCCGCACTTTGTCAGCGAACACTTTGGGGATGCGATCTGGGCAGGGATGATCTACCTTGCCTCCCGGGTGCTGCTGATCTGGCATCCGCTATGGATGTCGCTTGTCCTTAGCCTGTGCTTCAGCTTCGGAATTGAGTTCAGCCAGCTCTATCAGGCAGAGTGGATTCTGCATGTGCGTGCTACAACCCTTGGCAGCTTGATTCTCGGCCACGGCTTTCTCTGGATTGATCTGGTCCGGTATACAGCCGGAATTCTGTTCTGCTGGACGGTTGACCAAATCTTACAAAATTGA
- a CDS encoding sugar phosphate isomerase/epimerase family protein, translating to MFIIRYGTLAHTAGCLPLKELTAALQTYNIDFVQLALSKAIQDIDLSPGKLSPGLASYIGEQFDRAGIRIGVLGCYINPIHPDPAVRRAEINRFKEHLRYARLFGAPMVATETGALTTFQELDPYRYEELGWDALKATIEELAEEAEKWGVFLGLEGVSTHTLSSPAKMRRILDEVPSSSIGVVFDPCNLIGEEVHLQDEIVDQSFSLFGDRIILAHLKGIYEEGGRIRHGAPGAGLFHTAEFLNKLEAHKPMIDVSLEDVTSLEIRDTVNLLHNLRKSL from the coding sequence TTGTTTATTATTCGTTACGGAACGTTAGCACATACAGCCGGCTGCCTGCCGCTTAAGGAATTGACTGCCGCTCTTCAGACCTACAATATTGATTTCGTACAGCTCGCTCTGTCCAAAGCCATACAGGATATCGACCTCTCCCCCGGCAAGCTGAGTCCCGGACTAGCCTCCTATATCGGCGAGCAATTCGACAGGGCCGGTATCCGCATCGGCGTGCTTGGCTGCTATATCAATCCGATCCATCCCGATCCTGCGGTCCGCCGGGCGGAGATTAACCGCTTCAAGGAGCATCTGCGCTATGCCCGCCTGTTCGGTGCCCCTATGGTCGCCACGGAGACGGGAGCGCTCACGACCTTCCAGGAACTCGACCCTTACCGCTATGAGGAGCTTGGCTGGGATGCCCTTAAGGCAACAATCGAGGAGCTGGCAGAGGAGGCAGAGAAATGGGGCGTATTCTTAGGGCTCGAAGGCGTCAGCACGCATACCCTATCCTCTCCGGCCAAAATGCGGCGTATTCTCGATGAGGTGCCCTCCAGCTCCATCGGTGTCGTATTCGACCCGTGCAACCTGATCGGTGAAGAGGTTCATCTCCAGGATGAGATCGTCGATCAATCCTTCAGCCTGTTCGGCGACCGGATCATCCTCGCCCATCTTAAAGGAATCTATGAGGAAGGCGGACGCATTCGTCACGGCGCTCCCGGAGCCGGACTGTTCCACACCGCTGAGTTCCTGAACAAGCTTGAGGCGCATAAGCCGATGATCGATGTCTCGCTGGAGGATGTCACCAGCCTGGAGATCCGGGACACTGTGAATCTGCTGCATAATCTGCGCAAATCGTTATAA
- a CDS encoding DUF2837 family protein has product MTNSLLVVCLLTLIIHTAETLSYSVRFAGVKLNKIAIALSLTGIIVLVSRTANMVQGPLTAKFVDYAKADGSFPLLNYLRIIMLASSLGTLIAIALFPTFVGLFARVISKLEIEGSIPKLLTSVTVSQLKNTRKYIRRPKVRLSSFRYLGIPKRFIVMNVFVTAFYTVGVLSSMYAAKLLPAFSTTASQASGLINGIATILLTVFIDPQLGIITHKATENAEYRDQLGKIYVLLMGSRFLGSLLGQALLVPGAFIITWLVKLL; this is encoded by the coding sequence ATGACGAACAGCTTATTAGTGGTATGTCTGTTGACTCTGATTATTCATACGGCGGAGACCTTGTCGTATTCGGTGCGTTTTGCCGGAGTGAAGCTGAACAAGATCGCCATCGCCTTATCCCTGACCGGAATTATCGTGCTGGTCTCCAGAACCGCAAATATGGTACAAGGCCCCTTAACGGCGAAGTTCGTAGATTATGCCAAAGCTGACGGCAGCTTCCCGCTGCTCAACTATCTGCGGATTATTATGCTGGCATCTTCACTGGGGACATTGATCGCCATCGCCTTGTTTCCGACCTTCGTAGGACTGTTCGCAAGAGTGATTTCCAAGCTGGAGATCGAAGGCTCCATCCCCAAGCTGCTGACGAGTGTAACAGTCAGCCAACTTAAGAATACGCGCAAATATATCCGCAGACCGAAGGTCAGGCTAAGCAGCTTCCGCTATCTTGGAATTCCCAAGCGCTTCATTGTGATGAATGTCTTCGTGACGGCCTTCTACACGGTAGGCGTGTTATCCTCGATGTATGCGGCCAAGCTGTTGCCGGCGTTCAGCACCACTGCTTCCCAGGCATCGGGCCTGATTAACGGTATAGCAACGATACTGCTGACTGTGTTCATTGATCCGCAGCTGGGAATTATCACCCATAAGGCAACCGAGAATGCGGAATACCGTGACCAGCTCGGGAAGATCTATGTACTCCTGATGGGCTCGCGCTTCTTGGGATCTCTGCTGGGCCAAGCCTTGCTGGTACCGGGAGCTTTCATCATCACCTGGCTGGTGAAGCTACTCTGA
- a CDS encoding helix-turn-helix domain-containing protein, which translates to MRDRKGGFGTCPDGNGFACPVEFTLDVIGGKWKGVLLYHMMDSTVRFNEFRRICPSITQRMLTLQLRELEEDGVVHREVYHQVPPKVEYSLTEFGRSLIPIIKLMRDWGLEYQAKQQTSESPAIDTGV; encoded by the coding sequence ATGCGCGACCGTAAAGGCGGTTTCGGCACCTGCCCTGATGGCAATGGTTTTGCTTGTCCTGTAGAATTCACCCTCGATGTCATCGGCGGCAAATGGAAAGGTGTACTGCTGTACCATATGATGGATTCCACAGTCCGGTTCAATGAATTCCGCCGCATCTGCCCCAGCATTACCCAGCGCATGCTGACCCTGCAGCTCCGCGAGCTGGAGGAGGATGGCGTCGTACACCGTGAGGTCTATCATCAGGTGCCGCCAAAGGTTGAGTATTCCTTGACCGAATTCGGCCGGTCTCTGATTCCGATCATCAAGCTGATGAGAGATTGGGGTCTGGAGTACCAGGCGAAGCAGCAGACTTCAGAGAGTCCAGCTATCGACACCGGAGTGTAG
- a CDS encoding acetylxylan esterase, with protein sequence MNAIEVRKQELENCRPEPTLDRETIDEFWNDLLAEDEDQPLEVMITPEETPYPGMKVSKVSYMSYGETTINAWYIQPAGDAEGTGDRPCIVTFPGYTGDRGYPERYAHFVLLGYTVLAVDVRGQLGETGNLLPQEHGIVRGWISQGLLEKEQSYYLALAIDTVRAIETAAQLPGVDPARIAITGASQGGGIALLAGALSRRVAAVAADIPNLCRLDFGVLNSTSSLTEIADYLKRYPEHLERTLQNLAFFDIVNLAHRFTVPVLMSVGWKDTVCMPETIYAAYNRIESPKEIKDYPFSGHEVSEFQHRQTALFFEEHLGS encoded by the coding sequence ATGAACGCAATAGAAGTGCGTAAGCAAGAGCTTGAGAACTGCCGGCCGGAGCCGACACTGGACCGGGAGACGATTGATGAATTCTGGAATGATCTGCTCGCAGAAGATGAGGATCAGCCACTGGAGGTGATGATCACTCCTGAAGAGACCCCGTATCCGGGCATGAAGGTGAGCAAGGTCAGCTACATGAGCTATGGGGAGACTACGATCAATGCCTGGTATATCCAGCCTGCTGGTGATGCAGAGGGCACGGGAGACCGGCCGTGTATCGTCACCTTTCCAGGTTACACCGGAGACCGGGGATATCCTGAACGCTACGCACATTTCGTGCTGCTTGGATACACTGTTCTGGCCGTAGATGTACGGGGACAGCTTGGCGAGACCGGCAATCTGCTGCCGCAGGAGCATGGTATAGTGAGAGGCTGGATCAGCCAGGGGCTGCTGGAGAAGGAGCAATCCTATTATCTGGCATTAGCCATAGATACAGTCCGGGCCATTGAGACGGCAGCGCAGCTGCCGGGGGTTGATCCGGCGCGCATTGCGATTACAGGAGCCAGCCAGGGCGGGGGGATCGCGCTGTTGGCAGGGGCGCTCAGCCGCCGCGTGGCTGCGGTAGCCGCAGACATTCCTAATCTGTGCCGCTTGGATTTCGGAGTGCTGAATTCGACCAGCTCACTCACAGAGATTGCGGATTACCTGAAGCGCTACCCGGAGCATCTGGAGCGTACGCTTCAGAACCTGGCCTTTTTCGACATTGTTAATCTGGCTCACCGCTTCACTGTCCCTGTCCTGATGTCTGTAGGCTGGAAGGATACAGTATGTATGCCGGAGACGATCTATGCCGCGTATAACCGGATAGAGTCGCCTAAGGAGATTAAGGATTATCCGTTCTCCGGGCATGAGGTAAGCGAATTCCAGCACAGACAGACGGCACTGTTCTTCGAGGAGCATCTGGGCTCCTAA
- a CDS encoding alpha-N-arabinofuranosidase: MSIQSKMIVDKDFKLAEVDPRLYGSFIEHLGRAVYGGIYEPGHPTADANGFRGDALQAIKALRVPIIRYPGGNFVSGYNWEDGVGPKEERKRSLELAWWVTETNQVGTNEFADWAKLAGSEVMMAVNLGTRGIDAARNLVEYCNHPSGSYWSDLRISHGYKAPHNFRTWCLGNEMDGPWQIGAKTAVEYGRLANETAKAMRWVDPSLELVACGSSGSNMSTFAEWEATVLDLTYDNVDFLSLHTYYNNNDGDTANFLAQSLDMDQFIDSVAAVCDYIKAKKKSKKKIYLSLDEWNVWKSQGSSRAEQHWQIAPPEFEDVYTLEDALVVGCCLISLLKHADRVKMACIAQLINVIAPIMTEDGGPLWLQTTYYPYMHASIYGRGTVLHPLITSTKYDSKDFTDVPYLEAVSVYNEELNEVTVFAVNRHLSEGMELAVDLRSFGAVEVIQHTVLEHEDLQAANTRSNPSNVLPHNRGTAAADGGRVSAMLPAASWNVIRLRVNG, translated from the coding sequence ATGAGCATTCAATCCAAGATGATTGTCGACAAAGACTTCAAGCTGGCTGAGGTAGATCCAAGGCTGTACGGTTCCTTCATTGAACATTTGGGCCGGGCCGTGTATGGCGGAATCTATGAGCCGGGACATCCTACCGCTGACGCGAACGGTTTCCGCGGCGATGCCCTCCAGGCCATTAAGGCACTCCGCGTACCGATCATCCGTTATCCGGGAGGTAACTTCGTATCCGGCTATAACTGGGAAGACGGCGTTGGACCCAAGGAGGAACGGAAGCGCTCTCTTGAACTGGCCTGGTGGGTTACAGAAACTAATCAGGTAGGCACGAATGAATTCGCCGATTGGGCCAAGCTGGCCGGTTCCGAAGTGATGATGGCAGTGAACCTCGGCACACGCGGAATTGACGCTGCAAGGAATCTGGTCGAGTACTGCAACCATCCCTCCGGCTCTTACTGGAGTGACCTGCGGATCTCCCATGGCTACAAGGCTCCGCACAATTTCCGCACCTGGTGTCTGGGCAATGAAATGGACGGTCCATGGCAGATCGGAGCCAAGACTGCAGTCGAATACGGAAGACTCGCCAATGAGACCGCCAAAGCGATGCGCTGGGTGGATCCTTCCCTGGAGCTTGTAGCTTGCGGCAGCTCGGGCAGCAACATGAGTACTTTTGCCGAATGGGAAGCTACAGTCCTGGATCTCACCTACGATAATGTCGATTTCCTCTCACTGCACACGTACTACAATAACAATGATGGAGATACAGCGAACTTCCTGGCCCAATCGCTCGATATGGATCAGTTCATCGACAGCGTAGCAGCAGTATGTGATTATATCAAGGCTAAGAAGAAAAGCAAGAAAAAGATTTACCTGTCCCTAGATGAATGGAATGTGTGGAAATCGCAGGGCTCAAGCCGTGCCGAGCAGCACTGGCAGATTGCACCGCCTGAATTCGAGGATGTCTATACCCTGGAGGATGCGCTGGTTGTGGGCTGCTGCCTGATCAGCCTGCTCAAGCATGCAGACCGGGTTAAGATGGCCTGTATCGCCCAGCTCATTAATGTCATTGCACCGATTATGACGGAGGACGGCGGACCGCTCTGGCTGCAGACCACATATTATCCTTACATGCATGCCTCCATCTACGGCCGGGGAACGGTGCTTCACCCGCTGATTACAAGTACGAAATATGATTCCAAGGATTTCACCGACGTTCCATATCTGGAAGCGGTCAGTGTATATAATGAGGAGCTGAACGAGGTTACTGTATTTGCAGTGAACCGCCATCTGAGCGAAGGCATGGAGCTGGCGGTTGATCTGCGGAGCTTCGGGGCTGTAGAGGTCATTCAGCACACGGTTCTTGAGCATGAGGATCTTCAGGCGGCCAATACTCGCTCCAACCCGTCGAATGTGCTTCCGCACAACCGGGGAACGGCAGCCGCAGACGGCGGCCGGGTGAGCGCAATGCTTCCGGCTGCTTCCTGGAACGTAATCCGGCTGCGTGTGAACGGCTGA
- a CDS encoding CidA/LrgA family holin-like protein gives MKIIRIIAEVCLLYVFFLAGDYLQELLHLPIPGSIVGLLLLFVLLLLKIVPVKLIENGSSFILAYLPMFFIPATAGIMNHLDIFSGRGLLLIGILIISSVLTMVVTAHSSQWIAARSVKRLTRRTYRARNLHGKGKEA, from the coding sequence ATGAAAATCATCCGCATTATCGCAGAGGTCTGCCTGCTGTATGTGTTCTTCCTGGCCGGAGACTATCTGCAAGAGCTGCTGCATTTGCCGATTCCAGGCAGTATCGTGGGACTGCTGCTGCTCTTCGTGCTGCTTTTGCTAAAGATTGTGCCCGTGAAGCTGATCGAGAACGGCTCGTCCTTTATACTGGCGTATCTGCCCATGTTCTTCATCCCCGCCACCGCAGGCATTATGAACCACCTGGATATCTTCAGCGGAAGAGGCTTGCTCCTGATCGGCATTCTCATCATCAGCAGTGTGCTGACCATGGTTGTTACGGCACATTCCAGCCAGTGGATTGCCGCCCGCAGCGTCAAACGCTTAACACGCCGGACGTACCGTGCCCGTAATCTCCACGGGAAGGGGAAGGAAGCATGA
- a CDS encoding NAD(P)H-dependent oxidoreductase: MENTSTATEMTKQQILAAYEYRHATKEFDSSRKISGEDFGFILETGRLSPSSFGFEPWKFVIVQNPELRQKLLPYAWGAQKQLPSASHFVLILARQPRDLAAGSEYIQSIMSEVQKLPVEIAQGKQQVYDAFLENDFGLAGNERAMFEWGVRQTYLALGNMMTAAALIGIDSCPIEGFDKQKMEQLLADEGMMDPEHFGLACMVAFGYRTGEPRAKTRRTAAQVVEWI; this comes from the coding sequence ATGGAGAACACAAGCACAGCAACTGAAATGACGAAACAACAGATTTTGGCGGCCTACGAGTACAGACATGCGACCAAAGAATTCGACAGCAGCAGAAAGATCAGCGGGGAGGATTTCGGCTTCATTCTGGAGACGGGACGCCTGTCACCGAGTTCGTTCGGCTTCGAGCCCTGGAAGTTTGTAATTGTCCAGAACCCGGAGCTCCGGCAGAAGCTGCTGCCATACGCCTGGGGGGCCCAGAAGCAGCTTCCGAGCGCAAGCCATTTCGTGCTTATTCTGGCCAGACAGCCGCGTGATCTGGCAGCTGGCTCAGAATATATTCAGAGTATCATGTCGGAGGTACAGAAGCTGCCGGTTGAGATCGCCCAAGGTAAGCAACAGGTCTACGACGCATTCCTGGAAAACGATTTTGGCCTGGCTGGCAATGAGCGGGCGATGTTCGAGTGGGGGGTGCGTCAGACGTACCTGGCCCTTGGCAATATGATGACCGCAGCCGCGCTGATCGGCATTGATTCCTGTCCGATTGAAGGCTTCGATAAGCAGAAGATGGAGCAGCTTCTGGCCGACGAGGGTATGATGGACCCTGAACATTTCGGGCTGGCCTGCATGGTAGCCTTCGGCTACCGTACCGGCGAGCCGCGTGCCAAGACCCGGCGGACCGCTGCTCAGGTGGTAGAGTGGATATAG
- a CDS encoding YkvA family protein codes for MDNQTGKLPAGVLVESFEYDKKNEELVKKSFWSKTKKAAGKIPFTREAIAMYYCAMDAKTPLWAKGIAFGALAYFISPIDAIPDALIGLGFTDDAAVMAAGIRAIAGQVKEEHKQKAEEFFEDS; via the coding sequence ATGGACAATCAGACAGGCAAGCTGCCGGCGGGAGTGTTGGTGGAGAGCTTTGAGTATGACAAGAAGAATGAGGAGCTTGTGAAGAAGAGCTTCTGGAGCAAAACCAAGAAAGCCGCCGGTAAAATCCCCTTCACCAGAGAAGCGATAGCCATGTACTACTGTGCTATGGATGCCAAAACACCGCTATGGGCGAAAGGAATTGCCTTTGGAGCGCTGGCGTATTTCATTTCCCCGATCGATGCCATTCCCGATGCGCTGATCGGCCTGGGCTTCACAGACGATGCTGCCGTCATGGCGGCGGGCATCCGGGCCATTGCCGGACAGGTCAAGGAGGAGCATAAGCAGAAGGCGGAGGAATTTTTCGAAGATTCATAA
- a CDS encoding putative ABC transporter permease, whose translation MTPLLLQNSYSVVAAASPYLFYFTVYSFLGWVLEGSYNLYSTGTFRKDGFLKGPFKPMYGCAPLLLLAAHEIKLPFPLFLLLALIVPSAVEFVSGWLLKGIFRRQWWDYSGMPFQLQGHICLKFSLYWWGLSVACIFGLQPLVHFLYLHMERVWMPILPVVLLLFTADLLWTFRTRRRGLQLLDHLLEPPELGEG comes from the coding sequence ATGACACCGTTACTTTTACAGAATAGTTACAGTGTAGTGGCTGCGGCTAGTCCCTATCTGTTCTATTTCACTGTGTATTCATTTCTGGGCTGGGTCCTTGAAGGTAGCTATAACCTCTACAGCACGGGTACCTTTCGCAAAGATGGCTTCCTCAAAGGGCCATTCAAGCCCATGTATGGCTGCGCACCGCTGCTGCTGCTGGCGGCACATGAAATTAAGCTTCCCTTTCCGTTATTCCTGCTGCTTGCGCTGATTGTCCCTTCGGCGGTTGAGTTTGTCAGCGGCTGGCTGCTTAAGGGGATCTTTCGTAGACAGTGGTGGGATTATTCAGGGATGCCGTTTCAGCTGCAAGGGCATATCTGCCTGAAATTCTCGCTGTATTGGTGGGGACTGTCAGTGGCTTGCATCTTCGGCTTGCAACCGCTGGTGCATTTCCTGTATCTGCATATGGAGCGGGTATGGATGCCCATACTTCCCGTCGTCCTGCTGTTATTCACAGCAGATCTGCTGTGGACCTTCCGCACCCGTCGCCGCGGGCTACAACTGCTGGATCATCTGCTGGAGCCACCGGAGCTTGGAGAAGGTTGA